The Candidatus Thermoplasmatota archaeon genomic interval CGTCGCCCTGGACCCCGTTTGACCTACTCCTCTTCGTCGGGCTCGGCGGGCTCCGGCTCGTCGGGCGGGAGCGGGAAGGGGCTCGGGGGCGCGGGCGGCCCCGGTCGAGGCTCGCTCGCAAGCGCCGCGGCCTGGGCCTCGAGGTCGGCCTCCGCGACGTCCTCGTGCATGAGGACCGCGAGCGCGCGCACCTTGTCCCCTTCGTCGAGGCGCATGATGCGGTTGCCCTGGACGTTCCGGCCGAGCACGCTGATCGTGCTCACGGGCACGCGGATGACCATGCCGCCCTCGCTCGTGACGAGGATCTCGTCCACCTCGCGGACCTCGCGGACGGCCACCACGCGTCCGTTGCGCTCCGTCGTCTGGATCGTGATGATGCCGGACCCGCCGCGGTGCTGGAGGCGGTATTCCTCGATCACGGTGCGCTTGCCGTAGCCGTTCTCCGTCACCGTGAGGAGCTGGCCCGCGGGGTCGCGGATGACGGCGAGGCTCACGACGCGGTCGCCCGCGTCGAGCGAGACGCCGCGCACGCCCGTCGCGGGTCGGCCCATGGGGCGGACGTCGGCCTCGCTGAAGCGGATCGATTGACCCTGCGCCTTCGCGAGGATGATGTCGTCCGAGCCGCCCGTGATGCGGACGCCCACGAGCGCGTCGCCCTCGTCGAGGCCGAGCGCGATGATGCCGGACGTGCGGGGGCGGCTGTACTCGGCGAGGCTCGTCTTCTTGACGGTGCCGTTCCGGGTCGCGAAGAAGAGGTACTTGTCCTCCGCGAACTCCGCGACGGGGACGGCGGCCTCCACGACCTCGCCCTGCTCAAGGCCTTCGAGCAGGTTCACGATCGCCTTGCCCTTGCCCTGGCGAGAGCCTTCGGGGATCTGCCAGGCCTTGAGCCAGTACACCTTCCCGACGTTCGTGAAGAAGAGGATGTAGCGGTGCGTCGTCGTGACGAAGAGGTCGACGACGTAGTCCTCCTCCTTCGTCTGCATGCCCACGAGGCCCTTGCCGCCGCGGCGCTGGGCGCGGTAGGTGTTGAGCGGGATGCGCTTGATGTAGCCGTCGTTCGTGATGGTCACGACGACGTGCTCGTCGGGGATGAGGTCCTCGACCTGGATCTCGCCCTCGGCGTCGACGATGGCCGTGCGGCGCGCGTCCGCGTAGGTCCCGCGGAGCTCGTCGAGCTCGGCGACGATGATCGCCTTGACGCGCTCGGGCTTCGCGAGGATGTCCTCGTAATCGAGGATCTGGCCGTGGAGCGATTCGGCCTCCTCGCGGAGCTTGCGGACCTCGAGGCCCGTGAGCTTCGAGAGGCGCATGTCGAGGATGGCCTTCGCCTGCTCGTCGTCGAGGCGCGTGCCCACGTAGTCGAGCCCGACGCCGAGGTATTCCTCGGCGAC includes:
- the gyrA gene encoding DNA gyrase subunit A, which codes for MVEEPNPDTIPNGGHGTLVDRPIESEMRTAYIDYAMSVIVGRALPDARDGLKPVHRRILYAMQELGLTADKAHKKSARVVGEVLGKYHPHGDSAVYDTMVRMAQDFSLRYPLVDGQGNFGSVDGDNAAAMRYTEARLSRIAGELLEDLDKETVDFAPNFDASLEEPTVLPAKLPNLLVNGSSGIAVGMATNMPPHNLGEIVDALKALAANPDISIAELVKLVPGPDFPTGGIIQGRSGILQAYATGRGVIRVRAKHEIEEMKGDRERLVFTELPYMVNKANLLAAIADLVKEKKLEGISDLRDESDREGMRMVIELKRDAVTDVVLNNLFKHTQLEASFGILNLALVDNQPRVLTLKGLLEEYLGHRTVVVTRRTQFLLKKAEARLHIVKGLLLAVGERANLDKVIRIIRESADPDAARAALVAEEYLGVGLDYVGTRLDDEQAKAILDMRLSKLTGLEVRKLREEAESLHGQILDYEDILAKPERVKAIIVAELDELRGTYADARRTAIVDAEGEIQVEDLIPDEHVVVTITNDGYIKRIPLNTYRAQRRGGKGLVGMQTKEEDYVVDLFVTTTHRYILFFTNVGKVYWLKAWQIPEGSRQGKGKAIVNLLEGLEQGEVVEAAVPVAEFAEDKYLFFATRNGTVKKTSLAEYSRPRTSGIIALGLDEGDALVGVRITGGSDDIILAKAQGQSIRFSEADVRPMGRPATGVRGVSLDAGDRVVSLAVIRDPAGQLLTVTENGYGKRTVIEEYRLQHRGGSGIITIQTTERNGRVVAVREVREVDEILVTSEGGMVIRVPVSTISVLGRNVQGNRIMRLDEGDKVRALAVLMHEDVAEADLEAQAAALASEPRPGPPAPPSPFPLPPDEPEPAEPDEEE